GATTTGACAAACCATGAATCAGGCGAGTACACTAATTATAAGAATTATAAAGAAAGACTTTTTATAGAAAGAAGGTGCATGACGGTGTCAGAAGTGCAGTTAAGAGATGCATTAGATTCACTAAAAGGGACGGGCGTGCGTATCACCCCTCAACGTCATGCGATTTTGGAGTATCTGGTAGGCGCTATGTCACACCCGACAGCGGATGAAATTTATAAGGCTCTAGAAGGCAAATTTCCTAATATGAGTGTGGCGACAGTATATAACAATTTACGCGTCTTCCGTGAAGTGGGGCTAGTTAAGGAGCTCACCTATGG
This genomic stretch from Jeotgalibacillus aurantiacus harbors:
- the perR gene encoding peroxide-responsive transcriptional repressor PerR, with translation MTVSEVQLRDALDSLKGTGVRITPQRHAILEYLVGAMSHPTADEIYKALEGKFPNMSVATVYNNLRVFREVGLVKELTYGDSSSRFDFVTTDHYHAICEECGKIVDFHYPGLDEVEHLASHVTGFKVNNHRMEVYGTCRDCDAKKEAH